From a region of the Thermosipho melanesiensis BI429 genome:
- a CDS encoding alpha/beta hydrolase produces MYIYEYDKNIPFNLKEEKFNNYSILSFDVVYEPDVPEAKKIFVYKYLTKNPWGKIIVLHGIGNNHIPYLMWYAKQFSKLGLESYFLIFPYHLNRGKTNWEGGEPFYHHSPAHCIVRFHQAIKDVRRTIDLIEKNNDDIYIMGFSFGGMITTMTMALDKRIKAGIIAFSGGDWRWINWYSPYLEKVRNGYRKYSNEWGCVDEKKCVKLRSNAKKQLTKINNINDIFTLKPTCFHYDPISYAKFVTQPTLLFQGIFDKIIPAKATKSLFESLPNAKKILIPSGHKSSYMFRRIITKMSVNFLKKSKFS; encoded by the coding sequence ATGTACATATACGAATACGATAAAAATATTCCATTCAACCTCAAAGAAGAAAAATTTAACAATTATTCAATCCTATCGTTCGATGTAGTTTATGAACCAGACGTACCTGAAGCAAAAAAAATATTTGTTTATAAATATCTAACTAAAAATCCTTGGGGAAAGATAATAGTTTTACATGGAATAGGCAATAATCATATACCATATTTAATGTGGTATGCGAAACAATTTTCAAAACTTGGTCTTGAATCATATTTCTTAATATTTCCATATCACCTAAACAGAGGAAAAACAAATTGGGAAGGCGGCGAACCCTTTTATCACCACTCACCTGCACATTGTATAGTAAGATTTCATCAAGCAATAAAAGACGTAAGAAGAACAATTGACCTAATTGAAAAAAATAACGATGATATATATATAATGGGTTTTAGTTTTGGAGGCATGATTACAACAATGACAATGGCATTGGATAAAAGAATAAAAGCCGGTATCATTGCTTTTTCAGGTGGAGATTGGAGATGGATTAACTGGTATTCCCCTTATCTTGAAAAAGTAAGAAATGGATATAGAAAATACAGTAATGAGTGGGGATGCGTAGATGAAAAAAAGTGTGTAAAGTTGAGAAGTAATGCAAAAAAGCAGCTAACAAAAATCAATAACATCAATGATATTTTTACTCTCAAACCTACTTGCTTTCACTATGATCCTATTTCATATGCAAAATTTGTAACCCAACCAACTTTACTATTTCAAGGAATCTTCGACAAAATCATTCCAGCAAAAGCAACTAAAAGCTTGTTTGAAAGTCTTCCAAACGCTAAAAAAATTCTTATACCTTCTGGACATAAATCTTCATACATGTTTAGAAGGATTATTACAAAAATGTCTGTAAATTTCCTGAAAAAATCAAAATTTAGTTGA
- a CDS encoding ABC transporter ATP-binding protein — protein sequence MKNFYKYFFIYHRLLPKSFRTKKFFIDLTYTLATILSFVIPFLLGKLIDSFGNSGKTLQIFLIFVLIYLSNFVLQQIEGYFRIIFSISSAPKFLIERSIENILKKGDINIIPEKEMDKIFSFKHIFEFFYNRFSIFVFLLPFLMAFSILILLFFNWKIGIIATFGILITWISANKKVKIEEKVSKQMNESEYKTAETLSDVYSGYEELKSYETVPFTFNWIKDTYNYLVKSYDSFGKVELRFGVTYELLAILTTPLLIVFLSLEVYFGKITPGIALMLFSFAEKLSSFSQVYIHDTDYISWVISRAKVAYNDYLREGK from the coding sequence GTGAAAAATTTTTACAAATATTTTTTCATTTACCATCGTCTTCTTCCAAAAAGCTTTAGAACAAAAAAGTTTTTTATCGATTTAACTTACACATTGGCAACTATTTTATCATTTGTAATTCCATTTCTTCTTGGAAAACTTATTGACAGTTTTGGAAACAGCGGTAAAACCTTACAGATATTTCTTATTTTCGTGTTAATTTATTTATCCAACTTTGTGTTACAACAAATTGAGGGATATTTTAGAATCATATTTTCAATTTCTAGCGCACCAAAATTTTTAATTGAAAGATCAATAGAAAATATCTTAAAAAAAGGAGATATAAATATTATTCCAGAAAAAGAAATGGATAAAATATTTAGTTTTAAACATATTTTTGAATTTTTCTACAACAGATTTTCCATATTTGTCTTTTTACTACCCTTTCTAATGGCATTTTCTATACTAATATTACTATTTTTCAACTGGAAAATAGGTATAATTGCCACTTTTGGAATACTTATTACTTGGATTTCAGCAAACAAAAAAGTAAAAATTGAAGAAAAAGTATCAAAACAAATGAATGAATCAGAATACAAAACAGCCGAAACATTATCAGACGTATATTCTGGATATGAAGAATTAAAAAGCTATGAAACCGTACCATTTACATTTAACTGGATTAAAGATACGTACAACTATTTAGTTAAAAGTTATGATTCATTTGGAAAAGTAGAGCTAAGATTTGGCGTAACATATGAATTATTAGCCATCCTAACAACACCCTTACTAATAGTTTTTCTCAGTTTAGAAGTATATTTTGGAAAAATAACACCGGGAATTGCTCTTATGTTATTTTCTTTTGCAGAAAAACTTTCAAGTTTTTCTCAGGTATATATACATGACACCGATTATATCTCATGGGTAATATCCAGGGCAAAAGTTGCATACAACGATTATTTAAGGGAGGGAAAATAA
- the cas1b gene encoding type I-B CRISPR-associated endonuclease Cas1b, whose protein sequence is METLYIFTDGELRRKNNALYLKPKDNNMKPLFVPLKSVSSLMIFSEVSMNKRFLDLLSKEGIPAFFYGYYENFIGTFYPKQVNKTGEMLVLQYKHYEDINKRLKIASEILNAAVDNMVNLLSSFKEITHTEIEYITKLKASFKKQRNIPALMAIEGNIRKVYYSAIGKIVGKKDFEFVERTKQPPKDKINALISFGNVVLYNIVLAEIYKTSLEPRISFLHEPNKRNFSLQLDISEIFKPIVVDKVVLKLINNGMIKKKDFENVKDGVYLSKEGKKKFVQELENRLEKKIFLYKDQRVTLKTVILHECYKLIRHLKGEEEYKGFVLKE, encoded by the coding sequence TTGGAAACTTTATATATTTTTACTGATGGTGAATTAAGAAGGAAAAATAATGCTTTATATTTAAAACCCAAAGATAATAATATGAAGCCACTTTTTGTTCCGTTGAAAAGTGTTTCATCTTTGATGATATTTTCAGAAGTTAGTATGAATAAAAGATTTCTTGACCTTTTATCTAAAGAAGGTATTCCTGCGTTTTTTTACGGATATTATGAAAATTTTATTGGTACATTTTATCCAAAACAGGTTAATAAAACAGGTGAGATGTTAGTTTTACAATATAAACACTACGAGGATATTAATAAGCGTTTAAAAATTGCTAGTGAAATTCTAAATGCTGCGGTTGATAATATGGTTAATTTATTGAGTAGTTTTAAAGAAATAACACATACGGAGATAGAATATATAACAAAATTGAAAGCATCTTTTAAAAAGCAGCGTAATATTCCTGCGTTGATGGCAATAGAAGGAAATATTAGAAAGGTATATTATTCTGCTATTGGAAAAATAGTAGGAAAAAAGGACTTTGAATTTGTGGAAAGAACTAAACAACCACCTAAGGATAAAATTAATGCACTAATAAGTTTTGGAAATGTTGTTTTGTACAATATTGTACTGGCAGAAATATACAAAACTTCATTAGAACCTCGAATAAGTTTTTTACATGAACCAAATAAAAGGAACTTTTCCTTGCAGTTGGATATTTCGGAAATTTTTAAACCAATAGTGGTTGACAAAGTAGTTTTAAAATTGATAAATAATGGCATGATAAAAAAGAAAGATTTTGAAAATGTAAAAGATGGAGTATATCTTTCAAAAGAAGGCAAAAAGAAATTTGTTCAAGAATTGGAAAATAGATTGGAAAAGAAGATTTTTTTGTATAAAGATCAAAGAGTAACTTTAAAAACAGTTATTTTACATGAATGTTATAAATTAATCAGGCATCTAAAAGGAGAAGAGGAATATAAAGGATTTGTATTAAAGGAGTGA
- the rmuC gene encoding DNA recombination protein RmuC, which produces MISTYASIIISLSVGIFLGYKFGYRIGKNEKQAEEISTQISTINNLTIQIAELKAKYEEIEKTRLETERQREKLNEEKERRFNEFIENTHKLFSELSERTIKIDEQKDKRIEELVMQMKNFFEEQKKNTEKFLIEQGKSREEIEKRRDAQIEDMKRMISIFAKTVSGTKTRGITGEVLLKDALKESIKVGLIKTNLKTENGEVEFAWDLGDGKYIPIDSKLPDVFEILEKYNKTEDIIIREKLKKEIINKVKKEIKRVQKYQNLANTTDSCLLVLPEAIIDIAPELVGIGRENNVYICSYKDVFVIAHTLQDKYIRLKEEGDIGKYKQMVETLLQLLEKINKKAETIDRALTTIKNANEEIRNSTIKGKKISTSEETKKLQ; this is translated from the coding sequence GTGATAAGTACATATGCTTCAATAATTATAAGTTTATCTGTGGGAATATTTTTGGGGTATAAGTTTGGATATAGAATAGGGAAAAATGAAAAACAAGCTGAGGAAATATCAACTCAAATTTCCACGATCAATAACCTTACTATTCAAATTGCTGAGTTAAAAGCAAAATATGAAGAAATTGAAAAAACAAGGCTTGAAACTGAAAGACAAAGAGAAAAATTAAACGAAGAAAAAGAAAGAAGATTTAATGAATTTATAGAAAACACTCATAAACTTTTTTCCGAATTAAGTGAAAGAACAATAAAAATTGATGAACAAAAGGACAAAAGAATTGAAGAGCTTGTCATGCAAATGAAAAATTTTTTTGAAGAACAAAAGAAAAATACAGAAAAATTCTTAATTGAACAGGGAAAATCAAGGGAAGAAATTGAAAAAAGAAGGGACGCTCAAATTGAAGATATGAAAAGAATGATCTCTATTTTTGCAAAGACTGTTTCAGGTACAAAAACCCGTGGAATAACAGGTGAAGTATTATTAAAGGACGCCCTAAAAGAATCTATAAAAGTAGGACTAATCAAGACAAACCTCAAAACTGAAAACGGTGAAGTTGAATTTGCATGGGATCTAGGTGATGGCAAATATATTCCAATTGATTCAAAATTACCTGACGTATTTGAAATATTGGAAAAATACAACAAAACTGAAGATATAATTATTAGAGAAAAATTAAAAAAAGAAATAATAAATAAAGTAAAAAAAGAAATCAAAAGAGTGCAAAAGTATCAAAATCTTGCCAATACAACAGATAGTTGCTTGTTAGTACTTCCCGAAGCAATTATTGACATAGCCCCTGAACTTGTTGGGATAGGAAGAGAAAACAATGTATACATTTGTAGTTACAAAGATGTTTTTGTAATTGCACATACATTACAAGACAAATACATTAGGCTAAAGGAAGAAGGAGATATTGGAAAATACAAACAAATGGTTGAAACCTTACTTCAATTACTAGAAAAAATAAACAAAAAAGCCGAAACAATTGATAGAGCTTTAACCACAATAAAAAATGCAAATGAAGAAATTAGAAATAGTACAATTAAAGGTAAAAAAATCTCAACAAGTGAAGAAACAAAAAAATTACAATAA
- a CDS encoding DMT family transporter — MHIFSAIVSAFSSSVTSIFGKLSFTIGATPLQILFIRFLFSFLFAFILFFLLRKKFSAKLFLFFGSLGILNYGIAAFLFFYGLTFLNPAYATVLFFTNPIFVLIIQWIFFKTQKSFFSALSIIFSFLGVILANIAESIFGSDNIIYGTFLVLGAAFLNALFISISGEKIKSLSTSVVENVFYTFLGTFVFYFLVILLFGQVHSLKLSYFPYGILLSVFSTFLPLSLNYFSLKKVESHSLAVIMPLEIVFASVLSYLIFKETFSLIKVIGFVFVGIAPVIDNLKNLRKS; from the coding sequence ATGCACATTTTTTCTGCAATAGTTTCAGCTTTTTCTTCTTCTGTTACCTCAATATTTGGTAAACTTTCATTTACAATTGGGGCAACACCATTACAAATACTTTTTATTAGATTTCTTTTTTCTTTTTTATTTGCTTTTATTTTATTTTTTTTGTTAAGGAAAAAGTTTAGTGCTAAGCTTTTTTTGTTTTTTGGCAGTTTGGGTATTTTAAATTACGGGATAGCTGCCTTTTTGTTTTTTTATGGTTTAACGTTTTTAAATCCTGCCTATGCTACAGTTTTGTTTTTTACAAATCCAATTTTTGTTTTGATTATTCAATGGATATTTTTTAAAACTCAAAAGAGTTTTTTTAGTGCTTTATCTATCATATTTTCATTTTTAGGTGTTATTTTAGCAAATATTGCGGAAAGTATTTTTGGTTCAGATAATATAATTTACGGTACCTTTTTAGTGTTAGGTGCTGCTTTTTTAAACGCTTTATTTATATCTATTTCTGGTGAGAAAATAAAGAGTTTAAGTACCAGTGTAGTTGAAAACGTGTTTTATACTTTTTTGGGAACTTTTGTGTTTTATTTTTTGGTGATACTTTTATTTGGTCAAGTTCATTCTTTGAAGTTAAGTTATTTTCCATATGGAATTTTACTTTCAGTTTTTTCTACGTTTTTGCCTTTGTCACTTAATTATTTTTCTCTTAAAAAGGTTGAATCACATTCACTAGCAGTTATTATGCCACTTGAAATTGTTTTTGCAAGTGTTTTATCTTACTTAATTTTTAAGGAAACTTTTAGTTTGATAAAAGTTATAGGTTTTGTATTTGTTGGGATTGCTCCAGTTATTGATAATTTAAAAAACTTACGTAAATCTTAG
- a CDS encoding GH1 family beta-glucosidase, producing the protein MKIKRSDFPKEFIFGTATSAYQIEGAAFEDGKEPSIWDIFSHEKGNVKNMENSDVACDHYYRFEEDVELMSQLGLDAYRFSISWPRVLNKNGKKNQKGIDFYNRLVDKLLEKNIIPFITLYHWDLPYYLYEKGGWVNDDIALYFRDYAAMMFELLGDRVKHWITLNEPWCSAFLGYYMGIHAPGHKDINEALKAAHNLLRAHGYAVGVFREIVKDGKVGITNVVMKVEPANEVEEDYQMAVLVDEFINGWFHDPVVFGKYPENAKGVFGKLGIRTYDNDLDIISVPIDFFGVNYYTRQLVTYDPDEPFMYKIVPGNLPKTEMGWEVYPSGLYDMLKKLYIRYRLPLYITENGMAGPDKLEGGLVKDTYRIDYLMKHFEMALKAINDGIDLRGYFIWSLMDNFEWAEGYSKRFGIIYVDYSTQKRYFKDSALWLKDFLNS; encoded by the coding sequence ATGAAGATAAAAAGAAGTGATTTTCCTAAAGAATTTATTTTTGGAACGGCAACTTCCGCTTATCAAATTGAGGGAGCTGCTTTTGAAGATGGAAAGGAACCATCAATATGGGATATTTTTTCGCATGAAAAAGGGAATGTAAAGAATATGGAAAATAGTGATGTGGCATGTGATCATTATTATAGATTTGAAGAAGATGTGGAATTAATGTCTCAATTGGGATTAGATGCTTACAGGTTTTCCATTTCTTGGCCGAGGGTTTTGAACAAGAACGGAAAGAAAAATCAAAAGGGAATAGATTTTTATAACAGACTTGTAGATAAGTTATTGGAAAAGAATATTATTCCATTTATTACTCTGTATCATTGGGATTTACCCTATTATTTGTACGAAAAAGGTGGTTGGGTAAACGACGATATAGCATTGTATTTTAGAGATTATGCAGCAATGATGTTTGAATTATTAGGAGATAGGGTAAAACATTGGATAACATTAAATGAACCATGGTGTTCCGCGTTTCTTGGATATTATATGGGAATCCATGCCCCTGGTCATAAAGACATAAATGAAGCTTTAAAGGCTGCTCATAATTTGCTTAGAGCTCATGGATATGCTGTAGGTGTTTTTAGAGAAATAGTAAAAGATGGAAAGGTTGGAATTACAAATGTTGTAATGAAGGTAGAGCCTGCAAATGAAGTAGAAGAAGATTATCAGATGGCTGTGTTAGTTGATGAATTTATAAATGGTTGGTTCCATGATCCGGTAGTTTTTGGTAAATATCCAGAAAATGCGAAGGGAGTGTTTGGAAAACTTGGCATTAGAACTTACGATAATGATTTGGATATAATATCTGTTCCTATTGACTTTTTTGGAGTAAATTATTATACAAGACAATTGGTTACTTATGACCCTGATGAGCCTTTTATGTACAAAATAGTTCCAGGAAATTTACCTAAAACGGAAATGGGATGGGAAGTTTACCCTTCAGGGTTATATGATATGCTAAAAAAACTTTATATTAGGTATAGGTTACCATTATATATAACTGAAAATGGTATGGCAGGACCGGATAAATTGGAAGGAGGATTGGTCAAAGATACATATAGAATTGATTATCTAATGAAACACTTTGAAATGGCTTTGAAAGCAATTAATGATGGTATAGACTTAAGAGGGTATTTTATATGGAGTTTAATGGATAATTTTGAATGGGCTGAGGGTTATTCAAAGAGGTTTGGGATAATATATGTTGATTATTCAACACAAAAGAGATATTTTAAAGATAGCGCGTTATGGTTGAAAGACTTTTTAAATAGTTAA
- a CDS encoding lysoplasmalogenase: protein MKRLVVFFLFSVIMLFGVEFEFKIPIFDVENGIYEIYKFEKDNKVEYTVVFFDEDHPNFFIDFVYDVFRLFKWGRIYDVESFLVEGTNIIFKDDFCISSSYFQVENLHNYAELPLKDFESKNGKIIIYVSTWNHMFSNISLNDVKYASFSSTPLLGDRNYVEEKFRGNPRLIFSLLFAVLVIFFGILTMVRKSQNRDAVFFKVFTTLFCLLIAMVNSSGVEWLLVLGLFFGVVGDYFMEFDEKFLYGMFSFFVGHIFYSLGFLLKFGIPKFSIFILIYFFFLLFYFIILSKQVDLKVPMFLYGLAISTMFVFTFSSIDKMGYFLPLAGVLFIFSDFLIVVDKYIKKIPLSNVLILSTYFSSQLIISLSIIF, encoded by the coding sequence GTGAAAAGGTTGGTTGTTTTCTTTTTGTTTTCTGTTATTATGCTTTTTGGAGTAGAATTTGAATTCAAGATTCCAATTTTTGATGTAGAAAATGGAATTTATGAGATTTATAAGTTTGAAAAAGACAATAAAGTGGAATATACCGTTGTGTTTTTTGATGAAGATCATCCAAATTTTTTTATTGATTTTGTCTATGATGTGTTTAGACTTTTTAAATGGGGAAGAATTTACGATGTTGAAAGCTTTTTGGTGGAAGGTACTAATATAATTTTTAAAGATGATTTTTGTATTTCGTCTAGCTATTTTCAAGTGGAAAATTTGCATAATTATGCAGAGTTACCTTTAAAGGATTTTGAAAGTAAAAATGGAAAAATAATAATTTACGTTAGTACTTGGAATCATATGTTTTCAAATATCTCACTAAATGATGTAAAATATGCTTCTTTTTCATCTACTCCTTTGCTAGGAGATAGAAATTATGTAGAGGAAAAGTTTAGAGGAAATCCTAGATTGATTTTTAGTCTTTTGTTTGCCGTTCTAGTAATTTTTTTTGGTATTCTTACTATGGTAAGAAAATCTCAAAATAGGGATGCAGTCTTTTTTAAAGTGTTTACTACGTTGTTTTGTCTTTTGATTGCAATGGTAAATTCATCTGGTGTTGAATGGTTGTTGGTTTTGGGTCTTTTTTTTGGAGTTGTAGGTGATTATTTTATGGAGTTTGATGAGAAGTTTTTGTATGGAATGTTTTCTTTTTTTGTTGGTCATATTTTTTATTCATTGGGATTTTTATTAAAATTTGGGATACCAAAATTTAGTATTTTTATTTTAATTTATTTCTTTTTCTTACTTTTTTATTTCATAATTTTATCGAAGCAAGTTGATTTAAAAGTTCCAATGTTTCTATACGGTCTTGCAATAAGTACAATGTTTGTTTTTACATTTTCTTCAATAGATAAAATGGGATATTTCCTACCTTTAGCTGGTGTGCTTTTTATCTTTTCTGATTTTTTAATTGTAGTTGATAAATACATAAAGAAAATACCTTTATCAAATGTGTTAATTTTAAGTACTTATTTTTCTTCGCAATTGATTATTTCATTGTCAATTATCTTTTAA
- the pgeF gene encoding peptidoglycan editing factor PgeF produces the protein MQLGNYICKEINGFFLCKSSMLYQFKKLFHVVTTRKVRINGCSEELDFSLRNENSLKQFEYFLRFIGVEKKDVIFAEQVHGNRIECVKRRNLKDELNVIKGVDGLVTNEKGVFLITRFADCIPIIAYDSKRNVVGVAHSGWKGTLFEISKQLILKMNGEYGCFPEDIFVSLGPSIGPQSFEVKEDVLKMFYEKFGDGYIRRTNELTYINLWKIVEDQLSEVGVRNIEISMVDTVSFNDYFYSYRKEKKFKRFAVIVGLL, from the coding sequence TTGCAACTTGGAAATTATATATGTAAGGAAATAAACGGCTTTTTTCTTTGTAAATCAAGTATGTTATATCAATTTAAAAAGCTCTTTCATGTTGTAACAACAAGAAAAGTGCGAATAAATGGTTGTAGTGAAGAGTTGGATTTTTCTTTAAGAAATGAAAATTCACTAAAACAGTTTGAATATTTTCTAAGGTTTATAGGTGTTGAGAAAAAGGATGTAATTTTTGCTGAGCAAGTTCACGGAAATAGGATTGAATGTGTAAAAAGAAGAAATTTGAAAGATGAGTTGAATGTAATAAAGGGAGTTGATGGTTTAGTAACAAATGAAAAAGGGGTTTTTTTGATAACTCGTTTTGCTGATTGTATTCCAATTATTGCATATGATTCTAAAAGAAACGTAGTTGGTGTAGCTCACTCAGGCTGGAAAGGAACTTTATTTGAAATTTCTAAGCAATTAATTTTAAAAATGAATGGTGAATACGGTTGTTTTCCAGAGGATATATTTGTGAGTCTTGGTCCTTCGATTGGTCCACAGAGTTTCGAAGTAAAAGAAGATGTTTTGAAAATGTTTTATGAAAAATTTGGAGATGGTTATATAAGGAGAACTAACGAATTAACTTACATAAATTTATGGAAGATAGTTGAAGATCAACTTTCAGAAGTTGGTGTAAGAAATATAGAAATTTCAATGGTAGATACAGTTAGTTTTAATGACTATTTTTATTCATACAGAAAAGAAAAAAAATTTAAAAGATTTGCTGTCATAGTAGGATTGTTGTAG
- a CDS encoding ATP-binding cassette domain-containing protein encodes MFRKLEFSNVTFQYKNKKILDNFNLTIKRDEKLAIVGSSGEGKTTLIRLLLRYISPHSGEIFVNKKSINEIEDWYKMIGVLSQRAHIFNRSIKDNLLVANPNAKEKDMYKALEMAGLKKFMETKTLDFVLGDEGKYISGGEKARIALARLLLRNPEIVILDEPLEGVDKLVEREVVENIKEFVKDKTLILISHRFSILSITDEFAVLENGKIVEKGKYDEHSENSLLKRFFKAEEELTKKFRKD; translated from the coding sequence ATGTTTAGAAAGTTAGAGTTTTCAAACGTAACTTTTCAATACAAAAATAAAAAGATATTAGATAACTTTAATTTAACAATAAAACGGGACGAAAAATTGGCAATAGTAGGTTCAAGTGGGGAAGGAAAAACTACACTTATTAGATTACTATTAAGATACATTTCTCCACATTCTGGAGAAATATTTGTAAATAAAAAAAGCATAAATGAGATTGAAGATTGGTATAAAATGATAGGAGTCTTAAGCCAAAGAGCACACATTTTTAACAGAAGTATCAAAGACAATCTATTAGTTGCAAATCCAAATGCAAAAGAAAAAGATATGTATAAAGCGCTTGAAATGGCTGGGTTAAAAAAATTTATGGAAACAAAAACTTTGGATTTTGTTTTAGGTGATGAAGGAAAATACATATCAGGAGGTGAAAAAGCAAGAATTGCACTTGCCCGCTTGTTATTAAGAAATCCTGAAATAGTAATTCTTGATGAACCATTAGAAGGTGTAGACAAACTTGTTGAAAGAGAAGTAGTTGAAAATATAAAAGAATTCGTTAAAGACAAAACTTTGATATTAATATCTCATAGATTTTCAATCCTATCGATAACAGATGAATTTGCAGTATTAGAAAATGGAAAAATAGTTGAAAAAGGAAAATACGATGAACATTCTGAAAACAGCTTACTAAAAAGATTTTTCAAAGCAGAAGAAGAACTAACAAAAAAATTCAGAAAGGACTGA
- the cas2 gene encoding CRISPR-associated endonuclease Cas2 translates to MYVIMVYDVNKKRVQKVLKTARKYLKWVQKSVFEGKITEKNLKKLRDQLLELINQEEDSIYWYIMEPEFKPYRKILGKSENISNLI, encoded by the coding sequence ATGTACGTAATAATGGTATATGATGTTAATAAAAAAAGAGTACAAAAAGTTTTAAAAACGGCAAGGAAATACTTAAAATGGGTGCAGAAATCTGTATTTGAGGGCAAAATAACGGAAAAGAATTTAAAAAAATTAAGAGATCAATTATTGGAATTAATTAATCAAGAGGAAGATTCTATATATTGGTATATAATGGAGCCTGAGTTTAAACCCTATAGAAAAATATTGGGAAAATCGGAGAATATTTCAAATCTAATTTAG
- a CDS encoding thioredoxin family protein, giving the protein MKILYFKNDKCSVCEAMLPKIKKVADDYNIDFEVIDVIKNPEIAGQNLVLTVPTVLFVDNGTELTRFARNFSVSEIVSFIERYLEFVNN; this is encoded by the coding sequence ATGAAAATTTTATATTTTAAAAATGATAAATGTTCTGTTTGTGAGGCAATGTTACCAAAGATTAAGAAAGTTGCAGATGATTACAATATAGATTTTGAAGTAATTGATGTTATCAAAAATCCAGAAATTGCAGGTCAAAATCTCGTTTTAACGGTTCCTACTGTTTTATTTGTTGATAATGGTACTGAGTTGACAAGATTTGCGAGAAATTTTAGTGTTTCAGAAATTGTTTCTTTTATTGAAAGATATCTTGAGTTTGTAAATAATTAA
- a CDS encoding ABC transporter transmembrane domain-containing protein, translating into MKNFLKWIFKVPRKVIIMLVSMNIFGIISSFLISYSAILSRDIINYAISKDKDFAITGLLYVIAIISSHVLLVIGKSFVSFVKGRYLKYLGEYSFQKIMKKDFTNFSKKSPAFYSEITLRTTENMLNIISDYENTGGLVFAFKITFYMFTMYTLDKFSGFLMIIFAILILTFLAIANKFFYKNYKLVQDEFLNMKSYVSDMFSGIEEIILFESQEFEIKNFKNNFKKTWDKLTHTYKTDYFLTFFTRDIISTTFYLLIIYRGIQLSNVGTFFALTNLFALIKYHLLTSVGLWDNFREAIISAKQLSEIVE; encoded by the coding sequence ATGAAAAATTTTTTAAAATGGATATTTAAAGTTCCAAGAAAAGTAATTATTATGCTTGTCTCTATGAACATATTCGGAATAATCTCTAGTTTCCTCATCTCATACTCAGCCATATTAAGTAGAGACATAATAAACTATGCGATATCAAAAGATAAAGATTTTGCAATAACTGGACTTTTGTATGTAATAGCAATAATATCAAGTCACGTGCTACTTGTCATTGGAAAAAGTTTTGTTTCATTTGTAAAAGGCCGTTATTTAAAATATTTGGGAGAATACTCATTTCAAAAGATAATGAAAAAGGACTTTACCAATTTTTCAAAAAAATCTCCTGCATTTTATTCTGAAATAACCTTAAGAACTACCGAAAATATGTTAAACATAATCTCCGATTATGAAAATACTGGAGGATTAGTTTTTGCATTTAAAATAACATTCTACATGTTTACAATGTATACACTTGATAAATTCTCTGGATTTTTAATGATTATTTTTGCCATTTTGATCTTAACATTTTTAGCAATAGCAAACAAGTTTTTCTATAAAAACTACAAATTGGTGCAAGACGAATTTTTAAACATGAAATCATACGTATCAGACATGTTTTCTGGGATAGAAGAAATAATATTATTTGAATCTCAAGAATTTGAAATAAAAAATTTCAAAAACAATTTTAAAAAGACTTGGGATAAACTAACCCATACATACAAAACAGATTACTTTTTAACATTTTTTACAAGAGACATAATATCCACTACTTTTTATCTGTTAATAATTTACAGAGGAATACAACTATCCAACGTTGGAACATTTTTTGCATTAACAAATCTATTTGCACTAATAAAATACCATTTATTAACATCAGTAGGATTATGGGACAACTTCAGAGAAGCAATAATATCTGCAAAACAGTTAAGTGAAATAGTAGAATAA